Proteins from a genomic interval of Zingiber officinale cultivar Zhangliang chromosome 1B, Zo_v1.1, whole genome shotgun sequence:
- the LOC121985102 gene encoding ycf20-like protein, translating to MTSSLITNHGLSSPDATGTLRSRGRHFVPVFYSCRRTRRWRLPVAALITDFHLPMRSLEIKKRYTQRKALALGAGGSPSGNGAENTEGDNAGVGRTRLGTIVGAAGVQLLEKLNAARKNLPTKIFLLLLGFYTANALATILGQTGDWDVLVAGVVVAAIEGIGMLMYRKPFTMPSGIFKSLIVMVNYWKAGVCLGLFVDAFKLGS from the exons ATGACATCTTCGCTGATAACGAATCACGGTTTGTCATCCCCCGATGCTACTGGGACTCTTAGATCAAGGGGCCGGCATTTTGTTCCGGTTTTTTACTCCTGCCGCAG GACTAGAAGATGGAGATTACCAGTGGCTGCTCTCATCACTGATTTTCATCTTCCAATGCGTAGCCTAGAAATTAAGAAAAG GTACACGCAGAGGAAAGCATTAGCCTTGGGCGCAGGTGGATCCCCAAGTGGCAATGGTGCAGAAAACACAGAAGGAGATAATGCAGGAGTTGGGAGGACAAGATTGGGTactattgttggtgcagcgggtgTTCAGCTTCTTGAGAAGCTTAATGCTGCTAGAAAGAACCTTCCGACGAAGATATTCCTCCTCCTCTTGGGATTCTATACAGCCAATGCTCTAGCTACAATCCTCGGGCAGACTGGCGACTGGGATGTTTTGGTTGCTGGTGTAGTGGTTGCTGCCATTGAAGGAATAGGGATGCTAATGTACAGAAAGCCCTTCACAATGCCTTCGGGGATATTCAAGTCCTTGATCGTGATGGTGAACTACTGGAAAGCTGGTGTATGCTTGGGTCTCTTTGTAGATGCCTTCAAGCTTGGGAGTTAG